A window of Apium graveolens cultivar Ventura chromosome 8, ASM990537v1, whole genome shotgun sequence contains these coding sequences:
- the LOC141677618 gene encoding sucrose nonfermenting 4-like protein, whose protein sequence is MFPSGMDYGRESGVAATGTVLIPTRFVWPYGGRSVYLSGSFTGWTEHFQMSPVEGCPTVFQTICSLPPGFHQYKFIVDGEWRHDERQPCVNGNFGTVNSVMLSRDSATVMLTRDSVYNPTIPSPQIPSGSSMDVDNAAFQRMVRVSNDTINNALPRISEADLEVSRHRLSAFLSTHTAYELLPESGKVIALDVDLPVKQAFHILHEQGITVAPLWDFCKGQFIGVLSAMDFILIMRELGDRGSSLTEEELETHTISAWKQAKLFLNRQANEHRSEFPGQLVQAGPDENLKDVSIKILQSGVAALPIIHSSSEEGLYPQLLCLASLSEILKCICRYFRNSSGLLPILQLPICSIPLGTWVPRIGEPNRRPLAMLRPSSSLNAAFNSLMQAQVSSIPIVDDNDSLLDVYSRSDITSLAKDKVYTHINLQEMTIHQALQLGQEPYSPRGGSSQRCHMCLRSDTLHKVMERLATPGVRRLIIVEAGSKRVEGIISLSDVVRFLVG, encoded by the exons ATGTTCCCTTCTGGTATGGATTATGGCCGTGAAAGTGGTGTTGCTGCTACTGGGACAGTGCTTATACCGACAAGATTTGTGTGGCCTTATGGAGGCAGAAGTGTTTATCTCAGCGGTTCATTTACGGG GTGGACTGAGCATTTTCAAATGTCACCGGTTGAGGGTTGCCCTACTGTTTTTCAAACAATTTGCAGTTTACCTCCCGGTTTCCACCAG TATAAATTCATTGTTGATGGTGAATGGCGACATGATGAGCGCCAACCATGCGTGAACGGAAACTTTGGAACGGTGAATTCTGTCATGTTATCAAGagattctgctactgtcatgtTGACAAGAGATTCTGTTTATAATCCTACAATCCCGAGTCCGCAAATACCTTCCGGTTCTAGCATGGATGTCGATAATGCTGCCTTTCAGCGTATG GTGAGAGTTTCTAATGATACAATTAACAATGCACTTCCTAGGATATCAGAAGCAGATTTAGAGGTCTCCCGTCATCGTCTTTCTGCATTCTTGTCTACACACACAGCTTATGAGTTGCTTCCAGAGTCCGGCAAG GTCATTGCGCTAGATGTTGATCTACCTGTAAAACAAGCCTTTCATATTTTGCATGAACAG GGTATTACTGTTGCTCCACTTTGGGACTTTTGCAAGGGGCAGTTCATTGGAGTTTTAAGTGCTATGGATTTTATCTTGATTATGAGAGAG CTTGGTGATCGTGGGTCCAGTCTAACAGAGGAAGAACTTGAAACTCATACTATATCTGCTTGGAAACAGGCAAAATTATTTTTGAACAGACAAGCTAATGAGCATCGGAGTGAGTTTCCTGGTCAACTTGTCCAG GCAGGGCCAGATGAGAATTTGAAAGATGTTTCTATAAAGATTTTACAAAGCGGTGTTGCTGCATTGCCCATTATTCATTCATCATCAGAGGAAGGCTTATATCCACAGTTGTTATGTCTTGCATCACTATCTGAAATATTAAAAT GTATATGCAGGTATTTTAGGAATTCGTCTGGATTGCTACCTATACTTCAATTACCAATCTGTTCAATTCCGTTGGGGACTTGGGTCCCGAGAATCGGAGAGCCAAATCGACGACCATTAGCGATGTTGAGACCAAGTTCCTCTCTTAATGCTGCATTTAATTCATTAATGCAAG CTCAAGTTAGTTCAATCCCAATAGTGGATGACAATGATTCCCTATTGGATGTTTACTCTCGAAG TGATATCACCTCTTTGGCTAAAGACAAAGTTTATACACACATTAATTTGCAAGAAATGACCATACACCAG GCATTGCAGCTAGGACAAGAACCATACTCTCCTAGAGGGGGTAGCAGCCAAAGATGTCACATGTGTTTGCGTTCTGATACATTACATAAAGTGATGGAACGCTTGGCAACACCAG GAGTGAGACGACTCATCATTGTGGAGGCTGGAAGCAAACGGGTTGAAGGCATAATTTCACTAAGTGACGTTGTCAGGTTCCTTGTTGGGTAA